Genomic segment of Drosophila ananassae strain 14024-0371.13 chromosome 2L, ASM1763931v2, whole genome shotgun sequence:
TTATAGTTACATCATAGACAGAGCGATAGTTATTAAATAGTTAAAAATGAAATAGTAAGATTAATAGTAAAAGTATAGCTGTGTAAACATATATCGTACAATTTGAAATCACTTTGAGCCTCGGCTCAGCAGCATAAGCTCGTTATAAACAAAAGTCTCAGCATAAAacgcaaaacaaaaacccaacGGGAaagtcaaaaattaaaatccgcgAAGCAGTCATAATGAATCAAAGGCCATTTATGGAAATCAACTCCCCCTAATATTTACTTAATTATTACGGGTGTTATAGATCAGCGTGAGCATggaaaaagcaacaaaaaatatacatttattcTAATGCACCGAGGCATAGACATTGCCTAATATCGATTGGATCCGATCTTGAGCTCATCATTTATTGTGTCTGTTAACCCAATATGTTGCTTTTGTCTCTCGTCCTTGTTGGGATTTAATAAATTGCGTATTGTAGTCCACTAACTGTGTGGTTTGTTGCTCGAGTATTCACTGTATATGCCATCTTGCATAgggtatagaaaatattttatacacTTTATCAATTTCATGAGGGTTTTCAAAGTTTTCCCGTTTGGAGTAGCGATTCGAAAAGCATCTACGCATATACCATTTATCTTTGCGGTGAGTGTGTGTATATATAcatcaaaatatttgtttaaattacGCGTACTtggcatatatatatatgtacttttatgtatgtatagatttctttatatatatatttgtaaaaaaagaaaatttagcTACTTCTCGCATTCGTCTGCTCTACCGCAACTGAGGACAACAAAATCAATCAAAAGATACCAGCACATCTCGCTATCAGTTCTCGCTCCATGATCCCTGCTTAACTCCCATCTAAATATCACTTTCCGGGCCAACATTAACTAAGCAATCGAGCCGCACACAAAGCCTTAGTCTAGAATTTTACAATGTTTCATTGTTTCTGGTTGAATATGTTTctgttttgttattattaaagGTGTTCCGTTTGATGCTAAGTGTCGCCTGTCGTCTACCGCTGACTAATGTGGATGACTTGGACGCTTGGACTCGTGTGGACGCTCAACGCACTCGCGAGGTGGGTCTGAAAGAGAGATATAcgttaaataatttgttaccACATGAAATAAGTTCAGCACTTACCTGGGCGACTGGGCAACGCTTTGGCGCTTGGGCGTATTTGGCGCCGTGACCGCCACCCGATTGGTGGGCGTACGCGCCCTTCCTGCCGCAGGTGTGGCAGATGTGGGCGTGGTTGAGGTTCCGGCTAGACTATATCGCTTCGGCTGCACCATCCGGCTGGGCGATCGGGTGCTGACCTTGCCTCCACCGGCGGCTGCTTCCTGGGCACTGGTGAGTCTGTTGGGGCGTGGGGAGGAAACAAGAGCAGGTTTTGTGGAGGTTTTAGTGACAGTCTTGGGAGTGGAGGCGCGTGCCGGTGAGGGCGTGGCCGTCACAGGGACGGTTCGCGATGAGGTGGGCGTAGTACTTCTGAATTGGGTGACCAAAACGTAACGAAAACAACGGAAACACCATGCAAAATCATAATTTGGGGGTAGAGGGTTCAccaaaaacgaaaagaaataatattttttgtaaataaaatgattccaaaataaataatttaaaattctttaaatattaagaCTTAATTCTTTAAATACCGACCTTCCGGCAGGGTAGCTCACTGGCCGTGGAATCCTCGACCTGGGCGCCGAATTGGAGCCCGTCGAGTTGGCCGAGGTGGGCGTGGAGCCACCGCTCTTGGTGGCCGCCTCGCTGGCCAGTTCCTTAAGCATGCTCGAGTCCTTGCTCATCAGCTCCCACTGTATTTGCAGGCGTTTGAAACGATTGCTCTCGATCTTGCGCTGCTCCATGACATCGAGCGTTTCCCGTCGCTGCAGTGCTGCCACCGAAATGTTTGGTGAGTTCGGTGGCGTGGCGAAGCGTTTGGCGTGTTGCGGTTGCAGTCCGAAGGCAGACACACCCTCATCGTTAAAGGACACCTTCTTCTGCTGGCTGAGCACCCGACTGACCTCCTTCTTGAGGGCGGCGGCATCGTAAGTGACCTGCTCGCCGGAAGACTCCAAAATGGCCGCTATTTCAGCGTAATACTTTAGTTCGGATCGGGGCAGGGACGCCAGGAAGTTTTCGGCCCGGGCCCTTGCGTCCAGATCCTTGCGGGAGAGCCGCTGTTTCGGGGGCTGCGCCTGCTGCTGTTGGCTGTGCTCCTCCTCTTCGAAAACATCGGCCAGTTCATCATTGGATCCCAGTCCGTAATTGTGCGGCGGCTCCTGTAGGCTGCGTCTCTTCTCCAGCTTGGTCAGCTTCTGATTCTGCTGGGCCTCGATCATGGAATTGCGTTTGGTGCGTGACTGGGCGGAGTGAGCCTTGCGCAGGATGCTCCTGGGCATGGGCTGCGGCGGAGTGGAAGTCTGCTGACTGCTTGGACTCGTTTCCACGCCCGAATCCATGCGCTGTTGATCGTACTGGTACACATACATCTGCTTCAGTGGATCGGCGTCCAACTCGGAGTCCGTGAGGAGAGTGGATGACCCTCGATACCCTGAGCTGGGCTGCTGACTCGATCCGGAACTGGAGGCCTCGTCTGTCTGCTGGAAGTACTTGGCGCAGTCGCAGATGTGCGTGCGATTCCTTCTGATCGGTGGCGACATGCAAAACAGTGGACGCTGCGACAGTTCCGAATCCAGCTGCCTCACCATCTGCTTCATCTCCGGAATGTGCTGCAATCGCCGGCGATACTCCACGGGCAGCAGGGTGGCTAGCGATTGCCAGTCGGAAATGTGTTTGTAGTCCAAGGACTTGAGCAGCTCATCCTCACTCACGCTCTGACTGCTGCCACTGCGCTGCTTCTTCAGTGATcctgtgctgctgctggcgccATCGAGCGTCATCTTATAGTTGAAGGGCGAGAAGATCACATCCGTGCTGGCATTGGTCTTCACAAAGCCCAAATCGGGCAGCGCATAGTTGGGATAGATCACGTAAATCGGCGCTTGTCTCTGCTCCCCCAGGTTGTTCAGCTTCTCGAGGAAGGAGGGTGGCACGCACCGATACCGATCGCTCACGCTGCTCCTGGTGGTGCTCAGAGAACCGCAGGAGGTCTGCATGGAGCGGGTAATCATCTCGGAACTGGAGGCGCAGGACAAGGGCCTCGTACTAGTGCCACAACCGGCTTCGCTTCGTCTTGGGACCTGGGTCAGCTGCTCCGAGCTGGCCTCGGAGGACAACTGACTGCCCGTGGAGACCTGGGCGGCCAGTTGGTAAAGATGAGGATTTCTCAGCGGCATACTGCGGCGACGATGGGCCGGTGAGTTGGTGGCCGTCAGGGAACCCGTGGAACTGGAGGTGACTACATCGTCGAAGAACTCGGATCTGGTTCTCATCTGACGCCTTGGCGTCTCTGCGTTTCCAAagtgctcctcctcctcttcgtgGCGGCTCACTGCGGATCCCTTGCCGGAATCGTTCATGCTCTTCTTGCGCAAACGCTGCTCCAGGGATCCACTGCTTGAGCTGGCTGCATCGCTGGAGGGCCAACAGCCGGAGGACACGTCCATGCATGTGTGGGCACTCGCCTGGGCTCCCAAATCCTCCTGCCCGCCactgctgttgttgctcttCTGCTTGATGAAGAGCTTGACTAGATTGAAGGCCGGCGGATTGGAGGAATTGCCCGAGGAGGCCGAGCCCGAGATGAGCAGGTTCTGGCTCTCCTGCGAGCAACTGCACCTGTGCTTGTGGCGATGGTGATGTGAGTGGTGTGactgcaactgctgctgctgcttttgcTGAGATGTGGGCGTCAATTGCTGCTCCGCCTGCTGCTGCAATCGCTCAGAAACGGACACACTGATGGAAATGGGCATCTGGCACATGGGCAGCAGGTTGCGAGATCTCGACTTGCAGGACTCCATGGTGGAAGTGCTTATCGCCTGGGAGACATTCAATGGAGCCGCCTGGTCTCCGCCAGCCTCCTCTGATCGATGCTCCTTTGAACAGCTGCCCGTCATCGCGACTTCGTCCTTAAGATTGGGTAAACTGCTGCTCTTGCGGACCGTACACTGCGGCAGATGCCGGGTGATCGTAATGGTATCCGTGTTATTGTTGCCGGATGGATACCTGCGTGCGGGCGAAACAAGATAGAACGAGCGTCTTTACCACAAGAGACACGTCGAGTGTTTGCGATTACAATTTTGTAGGCGGAAGGTAATTTTTGATCACTAGGACTAGGTCTAGGTAGGAAGCGGGATTGGTTCCTGCCAGGGTTTGTTTTTTACCTGCCGGCGTCTGGCGCGGGTTTATTTGCATAATGTTTCGGATTCCCTGTTTTCTTGGCTAATCGTTTTGTGAATGAACCGCGTGCGGACTAAACCCGTAATTGGTTTTCTTTTCAGATTAACTTGCCTGGCCACTACCCACTTTTCCCAGACCGAAAGCGTTAAACCCTTGGGTCCTGAGCTAGCATATGCCCATGTGGAATATATGGCTGAAAGTCCCAGCACTCAAATAAAATTCCCCCTGGAACTCTGGCATACCCAGCATACGTTAATATTCTGCCGGCGAATGagcaaatgaaaataaattgatttcaATTGAAATGACCCCACACACGAATGCAATGAGCAAATAGTGCAAAGCTCCAACATCCGTTGATCTTGATGATGACAAAATCGGAACAACTCTTGTATATTATAGAGGGCCTAGCAGAACACCCTAGCAGAACACCTTAGCAGAAACCAATCCTTGGGCAAGAAAGCGAATCATTTGGGGTATGTGTGTGCTCTTTTCTTCACAGTTTCCAACCTACCGCTGAAGTTTGGCTGCATTGGCCTGCCTCTTGGGCGACATGGCGCACAGAGGCTGGAAAGCTTGTGCCGATCGCGACATGGACACCTCCAGGGCCTTGTTACGCTTGACTATATCCTCCAGATTGCTGTGCAAGTTAATACAGTTTTGTTTGTTCCGCGCGGCTAGCTCATTGGGTTCCGctgaaataatatattttttaaattattgtttCCATTTCTATATCGCAACTACTCACCATAGAAACTGTCGTCTGAGTAAAGGACACTGCCCTCAAAGGCAATCGTATAGTTGTCCTTGTTGCAGGTGAGTATTATCTCCCCATCGTCCGGATAAGCATCCATATCCAAAGAGTCCACAGAGATGTGCGACTCCCTCACCGGCGAAAAGAGCAGCTCCGACTTGCAGAAGGAGTTGTCGATCATATCGTTGGTGGAGGTGGTCGACGTCTGTGACATGTTGTGCGGAAGCATGTTGTTGTGATGCAGcaactgctgttgctgctgctggtgttgattctgttgttgctgctgtagGATCAGCGATTGCTGCAGTCGACTATTGGCGCCGCCCAAGCTCTTACAATAGGCGGGCAGCTGCGACAGTAGGGAATGTATATCCTCGGCCCGGAAACTCTCCATGTCCACCTCGGCCAGGTTGGCGTCCAGGTTCTTGGCCAAATCCTCGTAGTAGATCAGATCCCCCATGGCGTTGTACGAGGCTGACAAGGAGCTTAACACACTCCGCTGCATCCCGCCGCAACCATCTCGATAGCCGTAGTCCAGGAACCACTGGTAATCGGAATTGTCGTGAGTAAAGTCATGTGACGAGGCCAACGAGCAGTTGAGGTTGTTGCCGACGCCGCCGTTATTAGTTTCCCGCATCCCattgccaccaccaccatacTGTGTCCAACCTACCccatgttgttgctgctgctgcggatcgttgttgctgctgctgcgtcCTCCTGGCGTGGTGGCATTACTGTTGTAGTCCGATTCCGGGGTGGCCGCCATCTTTCCCAGCACAAAGTTATTATTCCCGTGAAGCTTCCTCTCGTTGTCGAAGAGCTGGCTGCCGGAGTCCTCGCGAGAGAGAAAGAGGCTGCCGCTGGGACTGATGCTGCTCACCTGCACCTGCTCATTCAGTATGATGCTGCGCAACGCGTTGTTGTACCTATCCAAGTTGCTCAACACAATGGCCACATTCTGCTTGAGGCTCTCTTCGCTCAGTTCGTCGCCAATGGAGGCATCCTCCTCCTCGCCGGcacctcctccgccgccgctgccCAGCGATTgcaattgctgctgctggcacAGCTGCAGGTGTTGCTGCTGGAGCAGGCGATCCGtcagctgttgctgctggtagCGCTTACCGATTGTTGTCTGTGCCGCCGCCGTGTTGCCGAACGGTGAGTTGCTGGGGCTGTTCAGGGGATTCCGATAGCTGAGCGGGGAATGTGGCGACGATCCGGGCACAATGTGGGCAGCCGTGTTGCCGTTGTGTTGCTGGTTGAAATGCAGGGTCTGCTGAAATTGGAGAGgacgttgctgctgctgctgctgttgggcCAAACGGTTAAGCAAATGTGGGTGAGAGTTGTTGGGATGGGGTTGGTGGATTGGTGAGTTCTGAAGCGGCTTATGCTGAGATGCGGTGAAATGTGGTCTGCTGTGGTCGTTGTTGGTTGAGAATTCTGTCATGCCACGTCGAAGTTTGAGTCctaaaagtaaaaacaaaacagaaaaccaTTAAATAAATGTCTAAAACTTATTTAAGTGAAATCAACTATTAAAATCTTTAATATATAGTAACTTCAGCCACTGAATGCCTCCTGAAAATAATCACTGCCataaattatgatttttattgaCTCCAAGGAAAACACCTCTATTAATGTAATTCTACCTTTAATTTCTTAAACCAAAATGATGGCTTTCGTGATTAAAATACCTTCTCGATAATCCCCAAAGACCGCCAACTCCAATGTTAATTGTCTAATCAGCATTGACACTGAACTTGGCTCAATTAGGATGCCTGAAACTAGCTCCGACTAATGATCTATCTATCCCCATTTTCATTTGCACTTTCCCTCCCCTAATGGACATTAGCGTTCCACACATTTCGGAGCCATAAACCTGACAGAGGCacccatccattgctggcatGTTTCAATTAAGTTTTACGACGCCAGTCCCAGTCTAGCAAATACGTGTGACACCTTCTACCTATTCGGGTGACAGACTCCTCCCTCTAcctcgaaaacaaaaaaccaaaaaagttgtaaaaattatttttatacaacgaagagattttttttccatcaGAAGGAGATCGGGATCGGCCTGTGCCATCGCCCGGGCCCGAAAAGTTTAATTGGAAAATGTCACAGTTTCACCATTTCGCTGCTTTCTGAATTTCCAGGGCTCCATTCCACGTACCACATGCAATATGCAATATACAACTTGCAATACACAACATGCAATGGCTGTCTGCCAGCGGCAATTAAAGGTTAAACTTGAAGGTATCGCATGTCTAAAGGCGGTAATTTAACGTTTAGAAAAGTCTTCTCCTGTGCCGCAGTGCTATCGATTGTTGTGAtggtttaaaattaaatttgaaataaaccCTGGGCATAAACAAATCAGATTCAAGAAAAGGGGGAAAGTCAAGTCTCCCAGCAAGTGCAGGCGTCGATGCTTTTATTCTCCTCCTAGAAGATTTTCCACTGCCTGGCGATGACAGAGGGGAACTTTTCCAAGGCCCGACAAGTGGCAAAGCTGCACATGTCTTTCCCCACTATCCCCACAAAAGATAATTCATTCGCTGCCTCCCTCCTCGAAacagacacaaaaaaaatatgaaatggaAAGTCATTTCATATTTGGGCCAGCGCGAGATTACAgacaaataaaaatgtttttaatgcattttttgTGTATATGTGGATGCATACAATATAGAATCATTCGAGCTGGCAGGGTGGCCGCCGTCCCATGATTGGAGCAATGGCCAAGCCCAGTGCTAGTGGCCGTGCCAGCCAGCTGCCGGCTCGTCGGAACTCAATTAAACTTAATTGAAATTACAAAAGCCCGTCTCGAGATCTTCGAGATGACGATGATTAAAAGCAGAATTCAGAAAGAAACTGTGTAGACTATGCTTTCCGCCCAGTTAAATATTGGAAACCTTCAAGCCACGTTAATAAACTCAAAGAGCTATTGATTACTGAAGagtcattaaataaaattattattactatGAGGTTGGATCGTGAACATAGTTTCTCTCTCTGCAATAAACTGTTCAAATGACTTTAAATCTTAGAATTAATTTGCCCACCTTGGCCCACAACATTGCCATTGTTTTGATGGTTAATGTTGTTGTTCAAATAGTCATTGTCGTTGCTGGTATTTTGGTCCACAtatcgctgctgctgctgctgctgatgatgttgctgctgctgttgctgttgcattcGCTGCTGCAGTAAATACTGTTGATTGCAGGTCAGACCtgctgtagttgttgttggttttgggGCTGCCGGCACACCCTGTTCGCGCAACTGCTGTTGCAGGCGTTGCCGCTGCAGCAGTTGCTGTCGTAAAAGTTgcaattgctgctgctgcatgcGCTGATAGAAGCGAATTTGCTCCAGTTGTTGCGGAGTGACTCCCCGCAGGCGTTGTTGCTGGGGCATGTAGTAGTTCTCCTTGGAGGAGCTGTTGCTGTCGCAGCcactgctggtgctgctgctgttacTTTTCGTGCCACCAttggcaacatgttgccagCAGTTGCCAGCCGTGTTGCCGTTAACATCGCTGTTGCCACgcatgttgctgttggtgttgccgcTGTGCGGGCAATCGATGCCGGCCCTGGAGCAGGACGCACAGCGTTTGGAAATGTCTACGAATCGCATGATGAAGGCtaggagcagcaacaacatctaGTTGTTGCAAGAACCGTTCCTCCCAACACGTATGTTGCTGACGGGTTATTTTTGGCCCGATCGCTTCGGTGGACCAGTGGACCGGTGGACCAACGCTGTGATGTTGCCAAGCTTCTGGCAGAGTCTCTTcttttgctttattttgttatttttagttattggctcttttttttttttagttaaggGTTCATCTCCATTGATTGGTTGCACATTTTGTTTGGATTTCCTTCAGATTGTTTTTCTCTATGCTgcacttttcattttgatttctCCGCCAGTtctttgctatttttaaatgttGTTATGCTTGACGCGTAAGTTTTCTCTCTATACGACGACACAGGGACCaagttatatatataaaccGAAATCTGTGGTGATGTGTGTACCACTATACACTATACACTGTGCTACACCGTACAGCCACAAAAAGTTTTGAGTTTTGTGCCTGTCTGTTGATATAATCTCGAATCTCTCGATGTGCCAGCGAAGGAGGAGagcatataataataatttatgaGTTTTCTGCAGTCGGTTTCGGACTTTTATGTTTTCGTAAAGTTTACGCGGAGTTTCGACGAAAAATGCCTAAAATTATCCCCTATGACAACAATGTGGCATAAACAAAGCCCTGGCTGCAGTTCAGCCCAAATGCCGGAGAAAGCACGAATTTATGCCTCTGCGGCTTTTGGCCAACCTCGGAATGCAATTCCTTTGCCTAGTTGGTGCGGAAATTAACTGCAGCAGGAGCTCGTTAGAAGCATTTAGGCCAGAGCCCCCGTCCGGCA
This window contains:
- the LOC6499506 gene encoding probable serine/threonine-protein kinase DDB_G0282963 isoform X4 — protein: MLLLLLAFIMRFVDISKRCASCSRAGIDCPHSGNTNSNMRGNSDVNGNTAGNCWQHVANGGTKSNSSSTSSGCDSNSSSKENYYMPQQQRLRGVTPQQLEQIRFYQRMQQQQLQLLRQQLLQRQRLQQQLREQGVPAAPKPTTTTAGLTCNQQYLLQQRMQQQQQQQHHQQQQQQRYVDQNTSNDNDYLNNNINHQNNGNVVGQGLKLRRGMTEFSTNNDHSRPHFTASQHKPLQNSPIHQPHPNNSHPHLLNRLAQQQQQQQRPLQFQQTLHFNQQHNGNTAAHIVPGSSPHSPLSYRNPLNSPSNSPFGNTAAAQTTIGKRYQQQQLTDRLLQQQHLQLCQQQQLQSLGSGGGGGAGEEEDASIGDELSEESLKQNVAIVLSNLDRYNNALRSIILNEQVQVSSISPSGSLFLSREDSGSQLFDNERKLHGNNNFVLGKMAATPESDYNSNATTPGGRSSSNNDPQQQQQHGVGWTQYGGGGNGMRETNNGGVGNNLNCSLASSHDFTHDNSDYQWFLDYGYRDGCGGMQRSVLSSLSASYNAMGDLIYYEDLAKNLDANLAEVDMESFRAEDIHSLLSQLPAYCKSLGGANSRLQQSLILQQQQQNQHQQQQQQLLHHNNMLPHNMSQTSTTSTNDMIDNSFCKSELLFSPVRESHISVDSLDMDAYPDDGEIILTCNKDNYTIAFEGSVLYSDDSFYAEPNELAARNKQNCINLHSNLEDIVKRNKALEVSMSRSAQAFQPLCAMSPKRQANAAKLQRRSFYLVSPARRYPSGNNNTDTITITRHLPQCTVRKSSSLPNLKDEVAMTGSCSKEHRSEEAGGDQAAPLNVSQAISTSTMESCKSRSRNLLPMCQMPISISVSVSERLQQQAEQQLTPTSQQKQQQQLQSHHSHHHRHKHRCSCSQESQNLLISGSASSGNSSNPPAFNLVKLFIKQKSNNSSGGQEDLGAQASAHTCMDVSSGCWPSSDAASSSSGSLEQRLRKKSMNDSGKGSAVSRHEEEEEHFGNAETPRRQMRTRSEFFDDVVTSSSTGSLTATNSPAHRRRSMPLRNPHLYQLAAQVSTGSQLSSEASSEQLTQVPRRSEAGCGTSTRPLSCASSSEMITRSMQTSCGSLSTTRSSVSDRYRCVPPSFLEKLNNLGEQRQAPIYVIYPNYALPDLGFVKTNASTDVIFSPFNYKMTLDGASSSTGSLKKQRSGSSQSVSEDELLKSLDYKHISDWQSLATLLPVEYRRRLQHIPEMKQMVRQLDSELSQRPLFCMSPPIRRNRTHICDCAKYFQQTDEASSSGSSQQPSSGYRGSSTLLTDSELDADPLKQMYVYQYDQQRMDSGVETSPSSQQTSTPPQPMPRSILRKAHSAQSRTKRNSMIEAQQNQKLTKLEKRRSLQEPPHNYGLGSNDELADVFEEEEHSQQQQAQPPKQRLSRKDLDARARAENFLASLPRSELKYYAEIAAILESSGEQVTYDAAALKKEVSRVLSQQKKVSFNDEGVSAFGLQPQHAKRFATPPNSPNISVAALQRRETLDVMEQRKIESNRFKRLQIQWELMSKDSSMLKELASEAATKSGGSTPTSANSTGSNSAPRSRIPRPVSYPAGRLTSAQEAAAGGGKVSTRSPSRMVQPKRYSLAGTSTTPTSATPAAGRARTPTNRVAVTAPNTPKRQSVAQSPRPTSRVR
- the LOC6499506 gene encoding uncharacterized protein LOC6499506 isoform X2 — protein: MLLLLLAFIMRFVDISKRCASCSRAGIDCPHSGNTNSNMRGNSDVNGNTAGNCWQHVANGGTKSNSSSTSSGCDSNSSSKENYYMPQQQRLRGVTPQQLEQIRFYQRMQQQQLQLLRQQLLQRQRLQQQLREQGVPAAPKPTTTTAGLTCNQQYLLQQRMQQQQQQQHHQQQQQQRYVDQNTSNDNDYLNNNINHQNNGNVVGQGLKLRRGMTEFSTNNDHSRPHFTASQHKPLQNSPIHQPHPNNSHPHLLNRLAQQQQQQQRPLQFQQTLHFNQQHNGNTAAHIVPGSSPHSPLSYRNPLNSPSNSPFGNTAAAQTTIGKRYQQQQLTDRLLQQQHLQLCQQQQLQSLGSGGGGGAGEEEDASIGDELSEESLKQNVAIVLSNLDRYNNALRSIILNEQVQVSSISPSGSLFLSREDSGSQLFDNERKLHGNNNFVLGKMAATPESDYNSNATTPGGRSSSNNDPQQQQQHGVGWTQYGGGGNGMRETNNGGVGNNLNCSLASSHDFTHDNSDYQWFLDYGYRDGCGGMQRSVLSSLSASYNAMGDLIYYEDLAKNLDANLAEVDMESFRAEDIHSLLSQLPAYCKSLGGANSRLQQSLILQQQQQNQHQQQQQQLLHHNNMLPHNMSQTSTTSTNDMIDNSFCKSELLFSPVRESHISVDSLDMDAYPDDGEIILTCNKDNYTIAFEGSVLYSDDSFYAEPNELAARNKQNCINLHSNLEDIVKRNKALEVSMSRSAQAFQPLCAMSPKRQANAAKLQRYPSGNNNTDTITITRHLPQCTVRKSSSLPNLKDEVAMTGSCSKEHRSEEAGGDQAAPLNVSQAISTSTMESCKSRSRNLLPMCQMPISISVSVSERLQQQAEQQLTPTSQQKQQQQLQSHHSHHHRHKHRCSCSQESQNLLISGSASSGNSSNPPAFNLVKLFIKQKSNNSSGGQEDLGAQASAHTCMDVSSGCWPSSDAASSSSGSLEQRLRKKSMNDSGKGSAVSRHEEEEEHFGNAETPRRQMRTRSEFFDDVVTSSSTGSLTATNSPAHRRRSMPLRNPHLYQLAAQVSTGSQLSSEASSEQLTQVPRRSEAGCGTSTRPLSCASSSEMITRSMQTSCGSLSTTRSSVSDRYRCVPPSFLEKLNNLGEQRQAPIYVIYPNYALPDLGFVKTNASTDVIFSPFNYKMTLDGASSSTGSLKKQRSGSSQSVSEDELLKSLDYKHISDWQSLATLLPVEYRRRLQHIPEMKQMVRQLDSELSQRPLFCMSPPIRRNRTHICDCAKYFQQTDEASSSGSSQQPSSGYRGSSTLLTDSELDADPLKQMYVYQYDQQRMDSGVETSPSSQQTSTPPQPMPRSILRKAHSAQSRTKRNSMIEAQQNQKLTKLEKRRSLQEPPHNYGLGSNDELADVFEEEEHSQQQQAQPPKQRLSRKDLDARARAENFLASLPRSELKYYAEIAAILESSGEQVTYDAAALKKEVSRVLSQQKKVSFNDEGVSAFGLQPQHAKRFATPPNSPNISVAALQRRETLDVMEQRKIESNRFKRLQIQWELMSKDSSMLKELASEAATKSGGSTPTSANSTGSNSAPRSRIPRPVSYPAGRSTTPTSSRTVPVTATPSPARASTPKTVTKTSTKPALVSSPRPNRLTSAQEAAAGGGKVSTRSPSRMVQPKRYSLAGTSTTPTSATPAAGRARTPTNRVAVTAPNTPKRQSVAQSPRPTSRVR